DNA from Methylobacterium currus:
TGCGCCCGATCGTGTTCGGGCATCTCGGCGACGGCAACCTTCACTACAATCTGCTGCCCCCCGTCGGCCTCGATCAGGGACGGTGGACGGCCGAGATGCCGGCCCTCACCCGGCTAGGGCCTGTCGTCACTTGATCCAGAGGAGCGTAGCGGCGAGGCAGAGGACGCCCATGAAGCTGACGGCAGTCTTCTCGTAGCGTGTGGCAACGGCCCGCCATTCCTTGAGGCGCGCCCACAGTCGCTCGACGATGTTGCGATTGGTGTAGATCCAGTCAGGACAGGCGAGCGGGGCCTCGTTGCTCTTGGTCGGGATCGCGGGCCGGGCCCCGGCGGTCCAGATCGCCTCGCGAAAGCCGTGGCTGGAGAAGCCACGGTCGGCCACCACCCACTTCGGCACCCCGGGCAGTTGATCGAGCAGCGGAAGGGCGTGGGGCAGTTCATGCGCCTGACCGGGCGCGAGGCGGAAACCGACGGGGCGGCCCCGTCCATCGGCGATCACGCAGGCCTTGGTGCCATAGCCGCCACGCGAGCGGCCAAGAGCTTCACGATGGTCTCGCTCGGCTCCAGATCCCCCCTTTTGGCCGCGCCCGCCGCCTTCTGGTGGGCTCGAATGTTCGTGCCGTCGAGAAACACCATGCCCAGCGCGACGCCGCGGCTCTGCACGAGGTCGAGCAGCCGCTCCCAGACGCCGGCGCGCGCCCAGCGGATGAAGATCTGGGCGGCCTGCCACCAGGGACCCAACTCGGCTGGAATGGCCCTCCAAGAGGCGCCGTTGTGATGCCGCCAGAGGATGGCTGAGATCGTGCGGCGCAGCTCTTGGGGCGGCGTCTTGCCTTTGGGCCGGCAGGCTTCCACCAGCGGTTCCAGTTCGGCCCACTGAGCGTC
Protein-coding regions in this window:
- a CDS encoding IS5 family transposase (programmed frameshift), with the protein product MLTDAQWAELEPLVEACRPKGKTPPQELRRTISAILWRHHNGASWRAIPAELGPWWQAAQIFIRWARAGVWERLLDLVQSRGVALGMVFLDGTNIRAHQKAAGAAKKGGSGAERDHREALGRSRGGYGTKACVIADGRGRPVGFRLAPGQAHELPHALPLLDQLPGVPKWVVADRGFSSHGFREAIWTAGARPAIPTKSNEAPLACPDWIYTNRNIVERLWARLKEWRAVATRYEKTAVSFMGVLCLAATLLWIK